A window from Schistosoma haematobium chromosome 3, whole genome shotgun sequence encodes these proteins:
- the CD2BP2_3 gene encoding CD2 antigen cytoplasmic tail-binding protein 2 (EggNog:ENOG410V5MQ~COG:D~BUSCO:EOG091G0MVR), whose translation MSKRSGLGVITSEELSKPLKLSKPSLDSDEEDYNDKDCFRLHEADIDGQEATTLEYDDEVKITPFNMKEELEEDGHFDSAGTFIFKKQVDARDNWLEDINWLEVKKNQEKNSLKDTSISDELGGKVLSKEEKLALYQELLSYLQPSETVLRSIRRMGACSDTKKSASASQRWLQNKHPKTKTETGNPEGLIRVTELADQLVQGGDFDVYQKTFDDIKKLIECTKQFAADDELEVLGQAFDEKQGDDKGGIKSTEEHDGTDHDGSNNNTSVMWHLKRSNKPNTEIEGPYTSEQLKVWLQDGTFNDDDNILIRESTKSDGQFYNITRIDFDLYE comes from the exons ATGTCGAAACGCTCTGGCTTAGGTGTG ATCACTAGCGAAGAGTTATCAAAACCTTTAAAATTGTCAAAGCCATCTTTGGATAGTGATGAAGAAGACTATAACGATAAAGATTGTTTCCGATTACATGAAGCAGATATAGATG GTCAGGAAGCTACGACTTTAGAGtatgatgatgaagttaaaatAACTCCATTTAACATGAAAGAAGAGCTTGAGGAAGACGGTCACTTCGATTCCGCTGGCACTTTCATTTTCAAGAAA CAAGTTGATGCTCGTGATAATTGGTTGGAAGATATTAATTGGCTAGAAGTCAAGAAAAACCAGGAAAAGAATTCATTGAAAGACACATCGATAAGCGATGAACTCGGCGGGAAAGTGCTAAGTAAAGAGGAGAAACTCGCTTTGTACCAAGAACTCTTATCTTATTTACAACCTTCTGAGACCGTTTTGCGCAGTATCAGACGTATGGGTGCCTGTTCAGATACTAAGAAGTCCGCTTCAGCCAGCCAACGCTGGCTACAAAATAAACATCCGAAAACTAAAACTGAGAC CGGCAATCCAGAAGGATTAATTCGTGTTACTGAATTAGCTGACCAACTTGTTCAAGGCGGAGATTTTGATGTTTATCAAAAAACATTCGACGATATAAAAAAACTGATAGAATGTACAAAACAATTCGCAGCAGATGATGAACTTGAAGTCCTCGGTCAGGCATTTGATGAAAAGCAAGGTGACGATAAAG GTGGAATCAAATCAACTGAAGAACATGATGGTACTGACCATGAtggcagtaataataatacctcAGTCATGTGGCATTTAAAACGTTCAAATAAACCAAATACAGAAATTGAAGGACCATACACATCTGAACAATTAAAAGTGTGGCTTCAAGATGGAACATTTAATGACGATGACAATATTTTAATACGTGAATCAACGAAGTCTGATGGACAATTCTATAACATCACACGTATTGACTTTGATTTGTATGAATGA
- the CD2BP2_3 gene encoding CD2 antigen cytoplasmic tail-binding protein 2, variant 2 (EggNog:ENOG410V5MQ~COG:D~BUSCO:EOG091G0MVR) has protein sequence MVSGCLLYIILQGQEATTLEYDDEVKITPFNMKEELEEDGHFDSAGTFIFKKQVDARDNWLEDINWLEVKKNQEKNSLKDTSISDELGGKVLSKEEKLALYQELLSYLQPSETVLRSIRRMGACSDTKKSASASQRWLQNKHPKTKTETGNPEGLIRVTELADQLVQGGDFDVYQKTFDDIKKLIECTKQFAADDELEVLGQAFDEKQGDDKGGIKSTEEHDGTDHDGSNNNTSVMWHLKRSNKPNTEIEGPYTSEQLKVWLQDGTFNDDDNILIRESTKSDGQFYNITRIDFDLYE, from the exons ATGGTATCTGGTTGTTTACTGTATATTATTCTACAAGGTCAGGAAGCTACGACTTTAGAGtatgatgatgaagttaaaatAACTCCATTTAACATGAAAGAAGAGCTTGAGGAAGACGGTCACTTCGATTCCGCTGGCACTTTCATTTTCAAGAAA CAAGTTGATGCTCGTGATAATTGGTTGGAAGATATTAATTGGCTAGAAGTCAAGAAAAACCAGGAAAAGAATTCATTGAAAGACACATCGATAAGCGATGAACTCGGCGGGAAAGTGCTAAGTAAAGAGGAGAAACTCGCTTTGTACCAAGAACTCTTATCTTATTTACAACCTTCTGAGACCGTTTTGCGCAGTATCAGACGTATGGGTGCCTGTTCAGATACTAAGAAGTCCGCTTCAGCCAGCCAACGCTGGCTACAAAATAAACATCCGAAAACTAAAACTGAGAC CGGCAATCCAGAAGGATTAATTCGTGTTACTGAATTAGCTGACCAACTTGTTCAAGGCGGAGATTTTGATGTTTATCAAAAAACATTCGACGATATAAAAAAACTGATAGAATGTACAAAACAATTCGCAGCAGATGATGAACTTGAAGTCCTCGGTCAGGCATTTGATGAAAAGCAAGGTGACGATAAAG GTGGAATCAAATCAACTGAAGAACATGATGGTACTGACCATGAtggcagtaataataatacctcAGTCATGTGGCATTTAAAACGTTCAAATAAACCAAATACAGAAATTGAAGGACCATACACATCTGAACAATTAAAAGTGTGGCTTCAAGATGGAACATTTAATGACGATGACAATATTTTAATACGTGAATCAACGAAGTCTGATGGACAATTCTATAACATCACACGTATTGACTTTGATTTGTATGAATGA